From Stenotrophomonas nitritireducens, the proteins below share one genomic window:
- the hisF gene encoding imidazole glycerol phosphate synthase subunit HisF translates to MLSRRIIPCLDVREGRVVKGVKFRDHIDMGDITELALRYRDQGADELVFYDISASPEGRSVDRAWIERVARLIDIPFCVAGGIRDVETARAVLNAGADKISVNTPALERPHLIAELAEAFGQQCVVVGIDSIAEPDGQWRVRSYTGDPSKTRAEARLTLDWVREVQAHGAGEIVLNCMDSDGVRKGYDIAQLRQARALCTVPLVASGGAGTPQHFADVFEQADVDGALAASVFHSGAIAIPELKQFLREQQIEVRDVY, encoded by the coding sequence ATGCTGAGCCGCCGCATCATTCCCTGCCTGGACGTGCGCGAAGGCCGGGTGGTCAAGGGCGTCAAGTTCCGCGACCACATCGACATGGGCGACATCACCGAACTGGCGCTACGCTACCGCGACCAGGGCGCTGACGAACTGGTGTTCTACGATATTTCCGCCAGCCCGGAGGGGCGTTCGGTGGACCGCGCGTGGATTGAGCGGGTGGCGCGGCTGATCGATATTCCGTTCTGCGTGGCGGGCGGTATCCGCGATGTGGAAACCGCGCGTGCAGTGCTCAATGCCGGTGCCGACAAGATTTCAGTCAATACCCCGGCGCTGGAACGCCCGCACCTGATTGCCGAGCTGGCCGAGGCGTTTGGCCAGCAATGCGTGGTGGTCGGCATCGATTCCATCGCCGAGCCCGACGGGCAGTGGCGGGTGCGCTCCTATACCGGCGATCCGAGCAAGACCCGCGCCGAGGCCAGGCTGACCTTGGACTGGGTGCGTGAAGTGCAGGCTCACGGCGCAGGTGAAATAGTGCTGAACTGCATGGATAGCGATGGCGTGCGCAAGGGGTACGATATTGCACAGTTGCGCCAGGCCCGGGCGCTGTGCACGGTTCCGTTGGTCGCCTCTGGCGGCGCGGGCACGCCACAGCATTTCGCCGATGTATTCGAACAGGCTGACGTTGACGGGGCTTTGGCTGCCAGTGTCTTCCACTCCGGTGCCATCGCAATTCCGGAACTGAAGCAGTTCCTGCGCGAACAACAAATCGAGGTTAGGGATGTCTACTGA
- the hisB gene encoding bifunctional histidinol-phosphatase/imidazoleglycerol-phosphate dehydratase HisB: MTPILFVDRDGTLIEEPADFQIDAYEKIRFVRNVIPAMLKLRDAGYQFVIVSNQDGLGSEGYSQASFDGPNDLMLQIFASQGITFRDVLIDPSWPQDNSPNRKPGIGMMVPYLQDRSIDWARSGMVGDRPTDIQFADNMKIRGFQLRTEQFGGEWDWDAIAHELADAPRRATVQRDTKETQIRVFVDLDKVASSRINTGLPFFDHMLDQIGRHGGFALEVEAKGDLHIDEHHTIEDTGLALGQALREALGDKRGIGRYGFTLPMDETLASAALDFSGRPYFVFDGEFKRERVGDMPTELVPHFFRSLCDASGLNLNLKVEGENDHHKVEACFKALARALRQAIRKEGTELPSTKGAL; this comes from the coding sequence ATGACCCCCATTCTGTTTGTCGATCGCGATGGCACCTTGATCGAGGAGCCGGCCGACTTCCAGATCGACGCCTACGAGAAGATCCGCTTCGTCAGGAACGTGATCCCGGCCATGCTCAAGCTGCGCGATGCCGGCTACCAGTTCGTCATCGTCTCCAACCAGGACGGGCTGGGCAGCGAGGGCTATTCCCAAGCGAGCTTTGATGGGCCGAATGATCTGATGCTGCAGATTTTCGCCAGCCAGGGCATCACTTTCCGCGACGTGCTGATCGATCCGAGCTGGCCGCAGGACAACAGCCCCAACCGCAAGCCGGGCATCGGCATGATGGTGCCGTACCTGCAGGACCGCAGCATCGACTGGGCGCGCTCAGGGATGGTGGGCGACCGCCCAACCGACATCCAGTTCGCCGACAACATGAAGATCCGCGGCTTCCAGCTGCGCACCGAACAGTTCGGCGGCGAGTGGGACTGGGATGCGATTGCCCACGAGCTGGCCGATGCGCCGCGCCGCGCCACCGTGCAGCGCGACACCAAGGAAACCCAGATCCGTGTCTTCGTTGACCTGGACAAGGTGGCCAGCTCCAGGATCAACACCGGCCTGCCGTTCTTCGACCATATGCTGGACCAGATCGGCCGCCATGGCGGTTTCGCGCTGGAAGTGGAGGCCAAGGGCGATCTGCACATCGACGAGCACCACACCATCGAAGACACAGGCCTTGCGCTCGGCCAGGCATTGCGCGAAGCGCTGGGCGACAAGCGCGGCATCGGTCGCTATGGCTTTACCTTGCCGATGGACGAAACCCTGGCCAGCGCCGCGCTGGATTTCAGCGGCCGGCCTTACTTCGTGTTTGATGGCGAATTCAAGCGAGAGCGCGTGGGCGACATGCCGACCGAACTGGTGCCGCACTTCTTCCGTTCGCTATGCGATGCCAGCGGGCTGAACCTCAACCTCAAGGTGGAAGGTGAGAATGACCACCACAAGGTGGAGGCCTGCTTCAAGGCATTGGCTCGCGCACTGCGCCAGGCCATCCGCAAGGAAGGCACCGAGCTGCCGTCCACCAAGGGGGCCTTGTGA
- the hisIE gene encoding bifunctional phosphoribosyl-AMP cyclohydrolase/phosphoribosyl-ATP diphosphatase HisIE gives MSTEFKPVDPAALDWEKVNGMMPVIIQDEATLRVLMLGYMDREALDSTRDSGKVTFFSRSKKRLWTKGETSGNHLDLVDIRSDCDNDTLLVTVRPHGPTCHTGSSSCFSAAPGNFLGALDALIRQREHDRPLNSYTTKLFEKGARHIAQKVGEEGVETALAGVVQRDDELLGESADLLFHLIVLLRARGLSLDDAVAVLEDRHAKAAEKAAS, from the coding sequence ATGTCTACTGAATTCAAACCGGTTGATCCGGCCGCACTGGACTGGGAAAAGGTCAACGGGATGATGCCCGTCATCATCCAGGACGAGGCCACGCTGCGTGTGCTGATGCTGGGCTATATGGACCGCGAGGCGCTGGACAGCACCCGCGACAGCGGCAAGGTCACTTTCTTCAGCCGCAGCAAGAAGCGCCTGTGGACGAAGGGCGAGACCTCGGGCAACCACCTGGATCTGGTCGACATCCGCAGCGATTGCGACAACGACACGCTGTTGGTCACCGTGCGCCCGCATGGCCCAACCTGCCATACCGGCAGCAGCAGCTGTTTCAGCGCGGCGCCGGGCAACTTCCTTGGTGCGCTGGATGCCTTGATCAGGCAGCGCGAGCATGATCGCCCGCTCAACAGCTACACCACCAAATTGTTCGAGAAGGGCGCACGGCATATCGCGCAGAAAGTGGGCGAAGAGGGCGTGGAAACCGCATTGGCCGGCGTCGTGCAGCGCGATGACGAACTGCTGGGCGAATCGGCCGACCTGCTGTTCCACCTGATCGTATTGCTGCGTGCCCGCGGCCTGTCGCTGGACGATGCCGTCGCTGTGCTGGAAGACCGCCACGCCAAGGCCGCCGAAAAAGCCGCCAGCTAG
- the hisC gene encoding histidinol-phosphate transaminase, whose protein sequence is MSSVLDLVRDDLRDFGGYSSARSAKLQGEIWLNANESAWANPGDAEASCRRYPDPQPQALRERLASLYGCQAEQLLIGRGSDEAIDLLVRALCVPGRDAVLYTPPVFGMYAVSARLQNAPALEVPLLDTDAGLVPDIARIITTAKEGGAKLVFLCSPSNPGGLSITLDQIETVAQALRGQALVVVDEAYAEFADEPSATTLMARFDNIAVLRTLSKAHALAAARIGCVIADAALISVLRRCQAPYPIPTPCSTLALAGLDEAALVQTRARIATVRGERDRLRIALSLQRCVRHVYGSDANFLLVRFNDAEAAFQALLKAGVVVRDQRAAPQLHDALRITLGTPEQNDHVLDALATLEPSA, encoded by the coding sequence GTGAGCAGCGTGCTTGATCTGGTCCGTGATGATCTGCGCGACTTTGGCGGTTATTCGTCGGCACGCAGCGCCAAGCTGCAAGGCGAGATCTGGCTCAACGCGAATGAATCGGCATGGGCCAACCCTGGCGACGCCGAGGCCAGCTGCCGCCGTTATCCCGACCCGCAACCGCAGGCACTGCGCGAGCGGCTGGCCAGCCTTTATGGCTGCCAAGCCGAGCAGCTGCTGATCGGTCGCGGCAGCGATGAAGCCATCGATCTACTGGTACGCGCCCTGTGCGTGCCCGGCCGCGATGCGGTGCTGTATACGCCGCCGGTGTTCGGCATGTACGCGGTCAGTGCGCGGTTGCAGAATGCGCCGGCGCTGGAAGTGCCGCTGCTCGACACCGACGCAGGCCTGGTGCCGGATATAGCCCGCATCATCACCACGGCGAAGGAGGGTGGGGCCAAACTGGTGTTCCTATGTTCGCCTTCCAATCCCGGTGGCCTGAGCATCACCTTGGATCAGATCGAAACCGTGGCCCAAGCATTGCGCGGTCAGGCCTTGGTGGTGGTGGATGAAGCCTATGCCGAATTCGCCGACGAACCTTCTGCGACTACCTTGATGGCGCGCTTCGACAATATTGCCGTGCTGCGTACGCTGTCGAAGGCGCATGCGCTGGCGGCCGCACGCATTGGCTGCGTGATTGCCGATGCGGCACTGATCAGCGTGCTGCGCCGCTGCCAGGCGCCGTACCCGATCCCGACGCCTTGCTCAACGCTGGCGCTTGCCGGCTTGGACGAGGCTGCGCTGGTGCAGACCCGCGCGCGCATCGCCACCGTGCGCGGTGAGCGCGACCGCCTGCGCATTGCGCTGTCGCTGCAGCGCTGTGTACGCCATGTTTACGGCTCGGATGCGAACTTCCTGCTGGTGCGTTTCAACGATGCCGAAGCGGCGTTCCAGGCCTTGTTGAAAGCCGGCGTGGTGGTGCGCGATCAGCGCGCCGCGCCGCAGTTGCACGACGCCCTGCGCATCACGCTGGGCACCCCCGAACAAAATGATCACGTCCTTGACGCACTTGCCACGCTGGAGCCGTCCGCATGA
- the hisG gene encoding ATP phosphoribosyltransferase: protein MSASTTAPARDRLRIAIQKSGRLADPARSLLAACGLSWRQSRDKLFCFGESLPVDLLLVRDDDIPGLIADGVCDLGVVGLNELDEQAKARRQIGLPDVYQPLRGLGFGSCRLMIAVPEEWDWQGVQMLQGKRIATSYPAILAAWLKEKGVDAQVVELSGSVEIAPKLGTAELICDLVSSGATLAANQLKPVEVLLESEAVLAGPVHELDDARAGLMAMLLRRLDGLSKVQDQKLLMFSASEDRVEELARLLPDAEPLLRLPGQGDAVRLQTMCSGALSWQRLEELERAGAQGLMVLAVEKSLV from the coding sequence ATGAGTGCTTCAACCACCGCCCCGGCACGCGACCGGCTGCGTATCGCCATTCAGAAAAGCGGCCGCCTGGCCGATCCCGCGCGCAGCCTGCTGGCGGCCTGTGGACTGAGCTGGCGGCAGAGCCGCGACAAGCTGTTCTGCTTCGGCGAGTCGCTGCCGGTGGACCTGTTGCTGGTGCGCGACGATGACATCCCGGGGCTGATCGCCGACGGCGTCTGCGACCTGGGTGTGGTTGGCCTGAACGAACTCGACGAGCAGGCCAAGGCACGCCGCCAGATCGGCTTGCCCGATGTCTACCAGCCGCTGCGTGGCCTCGGCTTCGGCTCCTGCCGGCTGATGATCGCGGTGCCGGAGGAATGGGATTGGCAGGGCGTGCAGATGCTGCAGGGCAAGCGCATCGCCACCAGCTACCCTGCCATCCTGGCCGCATGGCTGAAGGAAAAGGGCGTGGATGCGCAGGTCGTGGAGCTGTCCGGTTCGGTGGAAATCGCCCCGAAGCTGGGCACCGCCGAGCTGATCTGTGACCTGGTCTCCAGCGGCGCCACGCTGGCCGCCAACCAACTCAAGCCGGTGGAAGTGCTGCTGGAGAGCGAAGCCGTGCTCGCCGGGCCGGTACATGAGCTCGACGACGCCCGCGCGGGCCTGATGGCGATGCTGCTGCGTCGCCTGGATGGCCTGAGCAAGGTGCAGGACCAGAAGCTGCTCATGTTCAGCGCCAGCGAAGACCGCGTCGAAGAACTTGCGCGCCTACTGCCCGACGCCGAGCCGCTGCTGCGGCTGCCGGGGCAGGGCGATGCGGTGCGGCTGCAGACCATGTGCAGCGGCGCGCTCAGCTGGCAGCGCCTGGAAGAACTGGAACGTGCCGGCGCCCAAGGCCTGATGGTATTGGCGGTGGAGAAGTCGCTGGTATGA
- the hisH gene encoding imidazole glycerol phosphate synthase subunit HisH: MSKVGLVDAGGANLGSVRYALERLQVDVQMVREAGDLDGLERVILPGVGAAAEGMRRLHAQGLVQPLRDLQVPLIGICLGMQLLFERSEEGDVECLGLLPGIVRRMHPGVGVRVPHMGWNKLLALRESPLLDGVPLGSSAYFVHSYAAPVTSDTVAACHHGGLFTAVVQRGRLCGAQFHPERSAGPGARILQNFLEIAA, encoded by the coding sequence GTGAGCAAGGTCGGTCTGGTGGATGCCGGCGGCGCCAATCTGGGTTCGGTGCGCTATGCGTTGGAGCGGCTGCAGGTTGACGTGCAGATGGTCCGCGAAGCGGGTGATCTGGACGGTCTGGAGCGGGTGATCCTGCCGGGCGTTGGCGCGGCCGCGGAGGGTATGCGCCGGCTGCACGCGCAGGGTCTTGTACAACCACTGCGCGATTTGCAGGTGCCGTTGATCGGCATCTGTCTGGGCATGCAGCTTTTGTTCGAGCGCTCGGAAGAGGGCGATGTGGAATGCCTCGGCCTGCTGCCGGGCATTGTCCGTCGCATGCACCCTGGTGTGGGCGTACGTGTTCCGCATATGGGCTGGAACAAACTGCTGGCGCTGCGCGAGTCGCCCTTGCTGGATGGCGTGCCGCTTGGTTCCAGCGCTTACTTCGTGCACAGCTACGCGGCGCCGGTCACTTCCGACACGGTTGCCGCCTGCCACCACGGCGGCCTGTTTACTGCGGTGGTACAGCGTGGCCGCTTGTGCGGCGCACAGTTCCATCCCGAGCGTTCGGCTGGGCCTGGCGCACGCATCCTACAGAATTTTCTTGAGATCGCCGCATGA
- the hisD gene encoding histidinol dehydrogenase, whose protein sequence is MNILDWNALDAAAQARALTRPVQTVAVQTRESVAGLIEQVRSRGDAALREITERFDGVAPERFEVSEAEFAAAELAVPAELRIAMQQAADRIDRFHRAGMAQPYSVETAPGVVCEKVIRPISRVGLYVPAGSAPLPSTALMLGVPAMLAGCRVVVLCTPPRKDGSADPAVLVAARLTGVHRVFKIGGAQAIAAMAYGTESVPSCDKLFGPGNSFVTEAKQQVAQAGAAAIDMPAGPSEVLVIADAGANAAFVAADLLSQAEHGPDSQVLLLCDDAAMIAAVQDEVEAQVVQLAREAIARQALTASLLVKVESIAQAFEISNRYAPEHLILALREPRQWLDKVEAAGSVFLGDYTPEALGDYCSGTNHVLPTAGAARAYSGVSVASYQNQISVQAASQAGITAIGPCALTMARAEGLGAHANAVALRLGVAP, encoded by the coding sequence ATGAACATCCTCGATTGGAACGCGCTCGACGCCGCTGCACAGGCGCGTGCACTTACCCGTCCGGTGCAGACTGTTGCCGTCCAGACCCGCGAGTCCGTCGCCGGCCTGATCGAGCAGGTGCGCAGTCGTGGCGACGCGGCATTGCGTGAAATCACCGAGCGTTTCGACGGCGTCGCGCCAGAGCGCTTTGAAGTCAGCGAGGCCGAATTTGCCGCCGCCGAACTGGCAGTGCCGGCAGAACTGCGCATCGCCATGCAGCAGGCTGCCGATCGCATCGATCGCTTCCACCGCGCCGGCATGGCCCAGCCCTATAGCGTGGAAACCGCGCCGGGCGTGGTCTGCGAAAAAGTCATCCGGCCGATCTCGCGCGTGGGCCTGTATGTACCGGCAGGCAGCGCGCCGCTGCCGTCCACCGCGTTGATGCTGGGCGTGCCGGCCATGCTGGCTGGCTGCCGTGTAGTGGTGCTGTGCACGCCGCCGCGCAAGGACGGCAGCGCCGATCCGGCCGTGTTGGTGGCCGCGCGCCTGACCGGCGTGCACCGCGTGTTCAAGATCGGTGGGGCGCAGGCCATCGCCGCCATGGCTTATGGCACCGAATCGGTCCCGTCCTGCGACAAACTGTTCGGGCCGGGCAATAGTTTTGTTACCGAAGCCAAGCAACAGGTTGCCCAGGCCGGTGCTGCCGCCATCGACATGCCGGCCGGTCCGTCGGAAGTGCTGGTGATCGCCGATGCCGGCGCCAACGCTGCCTTTGTTGCCGCCGATCTGCTGTCACAGGCCGAGCACGGCCCGGATTCGCAGGTGCTGCTGCTCTGCGACGATGCGGCGATGATTGCCGCCGTGCAGGACGAAGTGGAAGCCCAAGTCGTGCAGCTCGCGCGTGAGGCCATCGCCCGTCAGGCGTTGACGGCCTCGCTGCTGGTCAAGGTTGAATCGATCGCGCAGGCATTTGAAATCTCCAACCGGTATGCGCCTGAGCACTTGATTCTGGCCCTGCGCGAACCGCGGCAATGGCTGGACAAGGTGGAAGCCGCCGGCTCGGTGTTCCTGGGTGACTACACGCCCGAGGCGCTGGGTGACTACTGCTCCGGCACCAATCACGTGCTGCCAACGGCGGGCGCGGCCCGCGCCTACAGCGGCGTCAGTGTGGCCAGTTACCAGAACCAGATCAGCGTGCAGGCGGCCAGCCAGGCAGGAATCACGGCCATCGGCCCGTGTGCGCTGACCATGGCCCGCGCCGAGGGTCTGGGTGCGCATGCCAACGCGGTCGCGCTGCGGCTGGGGGTTGCGCCGTGA
- the hisA gene encoding 1-(5-phosphoribosyl)-5-[(5-phosphoribosylamino)methylideneamino]imidazole-4-carboxamide isomerase — protein sequence MSFTVYPALDIRDGRVVRLLQGDYAKQTTYGDDALPRAQVFASTGASWMHLVDLDAAKAGGYTLAPLLQQIAATTPLKVQTGGGVRGRDDVARILDAGASRVVIGSLAVRQPEQVLAWLAEFGAEQLTIALDTRQGEDGVWRLPVHGWTETADVTLDELASRYAQAGMKHLLCTDISRDGMLSGPNIELYTHLAKLLPGVAVQASGGVRDAADIRAAKAAGCGGAVLGKALLEGRLQLDEALSC from the coding sequence ATGAGTTTTACCGTCTACCCCGCGCTGGATATCCGTGACGGCCGTGTGGTGCGCCTGCTGCAGGGCGATTACGCCAAGCAGACCACCTATGGCGACGATGCCTTGCCACGCGCGCAGGTATTTGCCAGCACCGGCGCCAGCTGGATGCATCTGGTCGATCTGGATGCGGCCAAGGCCGGCGGCTATACCTTGGCGCCGCTGCTGCAGCAGATCGCCGCGACCACGCCGTTGAAGGTGCAGACCGGCGGTGGCGTACGTGGCCGCGACGACGTCGCGCGCATCCTCGATGCCGGCGCCAGCCGCGTGGTGATCGGTTCGCTGGCGGTTCGCCAACCCGAGCAGGTGCTGGCATGGCTGGCCGAGTTTGGCGCCGAGCAGCTGACCATCGCGCTGGATACCCGCCAGGGTGAAGACGGTGTCTGGCGCCTGCCGGTACATGGCTGGACCGAGACCGCCGATGTCACCCTGGATGAACTGGCCAGCCGCTACGCGCAGGCCGGCATGAAGCACCTGCTGTGCACCGATATTTCCCGCGACGGCATGCTTTCCGGTCCGAACATCGAGCTCTACACCCACTTGGCCAAGCTGCTGCCCGGCGTCGCCGTGCAGGCCTCTGGCGGCGTGCGTGATGCTGCCGACATCCGCGCAGCCAAGGCTGCAGGCTGCGGTGGCGCGGTGCTCGGCAAGGCGCTGCTGGAAGGGCGGCTGCAACTGGACGAGGCCTTGTCATGCTGA